The segment ACTATTGGTGGGATTTTGGCTGATTTCCCCACCAATCCGATGGATCCTGCACAACAAGACAATTAGAGGCAAATAAGGGCACTAAAGGCAAAGATACTCGTTTCCAAATAATGTCAGTCAGATACCTGAAGACCCCACAACCACAAGCAAAAAACAGATTATTTTGGTTTGCTTAACTTtctattattgaattgaaattagtAGTAAAATAACTCTGAGCTTGAGCACCAAGTTGGAGGAGCAAAGTGTAGTTAACTGTACTATAAGTTGGCCCAAGAAACGACAACCAAAATCCATTAAGAAAGAAGACAATGGTTTTGATGTTAAGAAACGAAGAACAACCATATTGAATCCACTAAGTACAGATAATAAATAAGGCCCATTTATATCAAAGAACATAAACTGGGCTATTCCCAATGGAGATAACAGGTAAAGTAATTGCTGGTAGGTACATTGGGCTTTTTCTACCAACTGAATTCTGGGAAATTATTGGAAAACAAGATCAACGTATTGGAGGACTAAAGGGTCAGCGTGCAGGACCAGAGATATGCATTCTATATTGTTAACCAACCCCATAGTTCTTCTTGCTGTGATCCTGGGTAGCACCATCATTTTCATACTATTCCTCCAACCGCGCCACCTATCATCTTCCCCGAAGTCTGATTCCATGGCTGCCCGGAGCTTTGTTCTTTGGCTTCACGGGCTTGGTGACTCTGGTCCAGCCAATGAACCCATCAAGACACTCTTTAGGTCTTCCGAGTTCCGAAACACCAAATGGTCTTTCCCTTCTGCCCCTGAAAACCCTGTCACCTGCAATTGTAAGCCTCTTTTTTATACATTTTCTTGACGAATTGGTTCTGCCTATTGACTTCTGTTTTCGTGTtttgaatgaattgatgtgtatggGTCTGATTTTTTCTAGCTTAATTAGAGTTTCAGTGTTTACAGTCAGTTAATACATTGGGAAATTTGTTTGGGGGAAAATGTTTAGGAATGATCGACAATGATCACTTCAAGTTTGGAACCCGTCTCATATTTGCATAGACTTTACTATGGAAAGTATAGTTGAATTTTTGCATAGACTTTCATGATCCTTTAGTATTGCCGTGGTAAATATTCTTAGGAACCCTTTTTTATCGGCTGCATGGAAATTTAGCAGCTGACATGGGCATGAATGTCAATATCTTTGATTTTGATATATCGGGGTATTTTAAACCTATATATACCTGATAGCTCATGAATTAAGGTTTACTACTGTGGCGAATTGCTATATTCTCTTAAAAGTTTCGTACCTCAGACGATTTAACTGATGAGTCAACTCTAGATTCATTCTTAAAAATGATGATGCTGTTCAAGACAGCTGATTATCATCCATAACGATAGGGCAATTGTTCTTTCTGATGCATTTTTTTATTTGCAGATGGAATGCGAATGCCTTCTTGGTTCGACATTCAGGAGATTCCTGTCACAGCCGTAAGTAATGCTTGTTCTCCTTCCGTTTCATTTATACTAATTTGACATACTGCAGGGCATTTCTCTTTCAGATTTCATTTAGGTAGTGTCATTCGTATTCTTGAAAACAAATTCATGTAGGCTTCATTATTAATCCTTATATGTAGTGGTTTTTTCTGCCTTTTTGTTTCCTATCCAAACCTAAGTGAAACTGAGTTTTGGTGGTATATGCTTCCTATTATTGGTTTGTTCTACCATTGGTTGTCTTTCTTAACTTTAATGCTTATTGTGGGCTTTCTGTTACATCAACAATCTGCATGTGCAATGGATCACAAAAATGAAAATGCCACCCTTGTTAATTCTTTTATCGTTATCAGCTGACTGAATTCCTTTTTATGTGCAAAAATATCATTGATGGAACTTTGCATATGCTTTTGACTTTGGCTTTAAAATTATTCAAGCACAACATTCAAAGTTTCCTCAAGTATGATTACCTAGATTTTGCGGTCAACCTGTTTTTCTGAAACTAAGTCTTTGCTTTgtaaaatggaaagaaaattgaaaatatgaaaaattgaaCAGGTAGAAAGAAAGTATTTTTTCCACAGTAGTGTGCTTCGTAGGAAAGATGAAAAAATTGAAAGCAAAAGTAATTTTATTTCGTTTCATTGATTGGTAGAGTtcaaaaatgagagaaaagaaaatgaagctTTTGAAAAATGCATAATTTTGAATTAACATACATTCCTCTCTCATTGTCTTCCTATCATTCCTATGATTTGTTTTCATGCATGAGGATGGAAAATGATGATCTCTCTTCTTTTCTACCAGTCACCTcgatgggaagaaaaaaaaatacatatatttccTATGGTTTTTCTTTTCTACACTTCTAATTTTCCATCTTGCCAAGCAAAGACTAAGTTTTATCGTTTCAATTTTCATAAACTTCTTTAAAAAGGATTTGGGACCTGTTGTGCTATGGTGTAAGGTGAAAGATATTTTGCATTAGACCAGTTGTCAATGTCTTGCAACTGTTTATCTTTACTTTGCTGTTACTCTTGAAAGGTTCCCATGGTCTTAAAACCAATTCTATATTTCCCATCATGATGATTTGAATGCTCTGCTTATGGTGCTGGTGATTCAATTGATGTTTGGTGTTGCTTATTTGTATAGGATTCTCCAAAAGCTGAAAGTGATGTCCTTAAAGCAGTTCAGAATGTGCATGCGATGATAGACAAAGAAGTAGCTGCTGGGACGGATCCTAATAACGTATTTGTGTGTGGATTTAGTCAAGGAGGTAGGAAATCTCTCCTAGGATCAGAGCATAATTCATTGCATTGCTTGCGGTATCTTACAAATTGTAACAAGTTCTTTCAGGTGCCTTGACCTTGGCTAGTGTTTTGTTGTACCCAAAAAAGCTTGGTGGAGGTGCAGTCTTCAGTGGATGGGTTCCTTTCAATTCTTCAATGGTAGAAAAGTTCCCAGAAGATGCAAAGAAGGTGATTTCTGTTAAATGCACTTATCTAGTTTACTAATACTTGACTCCCATTCCTTTTCCTGTCTTATTTGATGACTGCATTTAACGAATGATGATAAGCAAGTGATATCCGACAAATAGAACATTTGCTTGTCTGAAATATATTTCCAACAAATATTTGTAAGAGTATTAGTCTGTAAACTATCATTAGCATCCTAATTCACGAAGATGCAATTACTAACCGTCTTTTATGCTTTCATGGATAAATAGTAATTTGTCATCTGCTATGGGTTGTTTTGGAGATTAATTAATTCTTCCTAAACAAACTAGAATTTGTCATTATTTTGACATACGCTTACAAATCGATTTGAGACCCGAAACTTTTGCAGACACCTATTTTGTGGTCCCATGGAATGGCTGACAGAACGGTGCTTTTTGAGGCTGGACAAGCGGGGCCTCCTTTCCTTCAACAAGCAGGAGTAACCTGTGAATTTAAGGTATATACTGCGAAAATTTTGTCTGATTTTCTGGTGCTTTTCATATGGTAGCTACTGATGTGCCGAAATTCCTATGATACTACAGGCTTATCCTGGTCTTGACCATTCAATAAGCAACGAGGAGCTGCAGTTCCTTGAATCATGGATTAAAACACGTCTACAAAGTTCTTCATAGATCAGTAGATTGTCTTGAGAACGATATCCAATTATTGTCATTGGTTTTTAGTGGAATTGGTAATCACTTGAATGCTACAATTATTGGTGTGGGTGACATATGAGGATATTTTTCATGTTTGGATTATTATAAGTTGGAATCAATTTCTGTATTGTTGCTTTATTTAAAACATAAGTTTCTATACTTGGAGTATGGAGAAGGGTGTATGATCTAATCTAAAAGCTTCACTTTCATAGCAAAATCGCTACCTACCTACTTTTGCATAAATTTGATTTAGACAGGAAGGAAGACGATCGAAGTTCTTGTGACGAACTGATTCTACATACCCCTGCTGTCACCTGGGAATTCTCTGTTCACTATGTATGTGGAAGAGCCTGATTATAAAACACCAAGGAAACTATAATCTAGTAGCTAAGCTTCACTATGGAAACACATACGGTACTCGGAATTTACTGTCCTAATTCCAGGAAAGCGAACTTTGTTGGTGAGGGTGAGGGTGAGGGTGAGGGTGAGGGTGATTGACGAATTGGATGTCCGAAGTGGCTTGTGGTTAGGGTACCCTCCATGGTTGGGGCAAGATGAGGTAGAACCTAACTACCACCATTTCTATTGGTTCTACCAACCTTTATTTGATTATAGTAACGTATAAAGCGGGACAGTGAAGTGAGATAGACTGAGACAAATGGGTATATCGATCGCATCAGTGCACCAACTGCAACTCGAAACGACATGGATTGAGTAAACAGAAATATAATTCACTCGCTCTGATGATTGGACCCTTCACCATTTAAAGTCCCGTGTCCCACTTGAACGCACACTTCCCCAGGCTTTCTCTTAAGACCCAACTGCGTCATCCGCTCTTCTGTTATTACTTGTTATTCTCTTCTCTGCCCTTCGtagaataataatataaaaacctCGTTAACCCTTCATACTCAAAAGTCTCAAACTTTTTTTCTCTCTCTGTCGCTGACTGTGAACATCAAAGTTAACCATGAAGAAGCTCTACCGCAGAGGCACGGTTCATCCATCACCTCCGAGCACAACCGATCATCTGTCTTTCCTTCCTGCCACCATCTTAGCCCTCGCGGCTGCTCTTTCCCCGGAAGACAGGGAAGTTTTGGCCTATCTCATCTCTTGTGCTAACAACGATTTCAGCATCTTCTCAACCCACCGGAAAAACACCCAGAAATACCCGACTAAAAGAAGCATCAGCTTCAGCAGCGGCAGCGATCATGACCATCCACCTCTTTTTACCTGTGATTGTTTCAGGTGCTATATGAGCTACTGGGTCAGGTGGGACTCATCGCCCAACCGGCAGCTGATACATGAGATTATAGATGCTTTTGAAGATGGGTTAGCTCAAAGCAAGAAGACAAAGAGCAAGAAAGACAGGAAAAAGAAGAGCGGTGGAGCTGATGGGTCTGGTGGTTCGAAACGAACCGATTTGAACTTAGGGAAGGACGAATCATGTGACTCGAAATCGGCGGAAGCCAGTAGCAGTAGCAAAAGTTGTGGTGTTGAAGTTTGTGGGGATGACGGTGAAGAAGAAGGGACAGACAAGGGTCCGGTGAGGAGGTTCGTGAGCTTCATCGGAGAGAGGATTTGGAATGTTTGGGGGCAGTGAATTTAGACGAGAATCCCAAGAAAATAGGTGGGTTTTAACTCCAGCCGATTTTCTCTGTATTAGAGAAAGAACAATgaattttcttctatttttaattaattttccttcttttttttttgtatattatgCCCTTTTACAATGTAAAAATGGGTAGTTTAAATTTCAATCAACCATGTTTTTGTTGTTTCTTGAAGCAACCTTTTGATATAAAAAGATTTTCTTGTTGCCCACCATTGCCAAGCTTAAGCTATCAGTTGAATACATTTGCcataatttgattttagatttGTTGGAAACGAGGGATAAGAAATTGATATGCTGTCTGTGTTCCGCTCTGCTTGTCATTACAATGCCCTGAATTCTTGCATGGATGTGTCGGAATTAAGTTCTGTTAAGAAATGGCAATCGATGTGGTTGGATTTTATCACTGTATTAATGTAATTAGTGTGTGTTTCTGTATGTAGTGAAGATGCCCTGCAATTGTCAACCCAACATGTTTACCGTATTTATTTTATAGTGGATGATGCCAGATTTGGTAGCAATGTTGTTGTTATCTACTTTTTAATCAATCTATTATTTTAACTTATAATAATCTTATTATCccttcatttcaattcaatctaACGCCGTTGGTTGCCAAGACTTGCAGTAACTACACTACTAAAGCCATCCTATTTAACTAATATTTGCTAATTGTATTTATTGAACCCCTTCTTCCAATACTGAAATCATGATTTCGTCCTTGACCAATCtttctaaataaataattaacagtGTAAGGAAGTGACAGATAGGGGTAAAAAAACAGTgggcatgcatgcatgcatatcATGCATCGCCATGGGAGGGTGGAGGGTGAGAGCAGTGAATGAAAATGAAGGGCAAGAGGGGAATAGGCTGAAGGTGTGGGCAATAAACGAGGTCGGCAAAAGTAAGGCTTCGATTAAAGCGAAGGTTCTcgcaaataatattttattattaacgtGAAGTGGGCCCCGCTCACCTCtcatccccttttttttttttgttgttgttgttgttcccTAAAGCCATTTATTCTTTCCATAAATGTAGTAGTAATCATCAACCCTTACCATGCCGCCATATCCCTCTTCTTCATCGCTAAGAAATTTTAGACAAACCTGTATTATTATCGATGACCTCAGCAGCCCTGTCCTAATTTTAACCCAAggaatctaaaataaaaataatcctgATTTAGGTCCAAATTCAATGAGTTGGAATATTTAGAGAGAGGGAATAAGTCAAAATTCAAATTTCTAGTTCAACGAAGTTTAATTTAGTCAAGAAAAGGGAACAGAAtatcttttttgttttttggtaTGAAAATATTTGTACCGTATGACCCCTTGCATTAACTTTACTAATTACTGCATAATAAAGACAATTAAATCAAGAAAAGTGGTGTCTTTGGAAAACGCATTTGCCAGCTTTGTGTTTGGGCCATTAATCAcacacaaaagaaagaaaagaagaaggggACAACTGTCTCAATTCTCGGGGCGGTGACCCCTATTACTATGGCACATACATATTTCCACCCCCTCCCCTCGCCCTCGCCCTCAACTAAACCATAAACCACAATCTCTCCACTCTGTCATTTATGTTTTGTGTCGTAGTCTTTGCAAATATACCACATATAAATGCCCTTAATTAACAGGGATGGTCTACTAAAGCATTTTCATTATAACCTATGGTCCTTCAAAGAATCAAAAAGGCGTTTTCTAAGACTAGGGATTCTAGTATCTTActttgttgaattcattaatgCAGTAGATCCAAAAAGAAGGGTTTAATATTAGCATTGCCCATTGCAAGTTGGGGTTCTTGATATAAACTAAGTCATCAATCCTGTGACAAAAAACTTTGTCCCTACTACTTGGAGCTGTGAATTGATGATCACTTCGGTAAGTGAGCATGAATTAGTAAATTTGACTTAGGGTATGAAATATATAAGGAGTTAGGACTGAGTCAACCAACGTAGGATTTGTTCTACTCATGGGAGGGGCCGCTATAACTCTGAATGGCATTGTTATAACAAGGAAGGGGCCGAAGCTAACACGAAGTGATCAGCCTGCCGCGTTTGAATGGTAACTTTGAAAACGGATGTGCAACAAAAGTTCATGTATAAAACTTTTTTCATTGGCAGGCGAAGCTAGCGTGTATCACCATGATTCACTTACTTTGGTCATAGTCTTCTAATTCGAAAAAAGTCTAGTCTTCTTTGTGACTTGCTCTACAAATGATATGCGCAGAAGAAGGTTTAATAAAATGAGTGATTTTGCGATAATAATAACACCGTAATATATAGTGTAATTTTATTACGGTCAATTCCTTAAAATagggtagtaagataaaaatttggattaattttcttttctttttattattttaattaatttatactttttttcttaaataacGTTAACAACTagttaaatatatacatatttcctAATAGTGAATCAGTACATTacacttataattattttattttatttaataatttaattattaatatattaattatgggTCTAATTAGAATTATGGTCAGTGTTGCGAATTGTAATCACTTTTTATAGagtattataattataaattataaattataataaaagtacaaatttattataattttatgaaaatttagattaaaaaatattaaaagaatcaaATATAGGGGGTCCTCCAACTAAGAAGATCCATTGACCTGTGAGACGAAGAGAAAGATTTCAATTTTTCCATATTTCAGGGTATACGCTAGTCACAAGTTCTAAAATTGTTCTATACCCAAAACGAGTATTAAATCCTTAATtattaattaagataaaaaaaTACTCTTACTATCTCATCTAAGCCCGTGATTTCAATCTATCCTTTTTAATTATTACCATTTGCTAATGATTTTACTCTGTGACGTGTATTTGAAATCTTCGCTAGTTTTAATCAAAGTTATAAGAAGAATGCTAATAGTGGATACATTTACAGAGTCGTGCAAAGACTTGGTCAACATAATGTTCTGTGCAATCTCGAGGTGCAGTGCAATGTGTGATTCATGTTTATGATTCaatcacaattttttttttcccgATATGGAAAAACgatttctcttttttattttttttcagccGTAATTGAAAATTGTGTGATCTTTGTTCTTCATAAGATATGCAACATAATACTGATGTTTTGGATTAAAAGATGGAGGCCAATACCCGCCTCCATTTTCGACCATTTGAAGCATAACTAAGCAAAGTTTAATTCAAATGCTAAAACCAGTGATTTCATCTCCATGACCCacctttttttaaaacaaaaaagacTGCAAAagtttgttttaaatattttcattctTTCTTGAAGTAGCTTTAAGTTTGTTTCGTTCTTTGTTTATTATGCTACAAATTGACATCGCATGTTGAATGGCTCATGTTATCCAGGGAAAAGGGAGAAAAGGCTTTGAGCCTTTGTCAAAACATGTAATAAAGATTCAAGACCCAATTAACTCTTAGTCCAAAATCCTAATTTGAGCTTATGTATTATGGATTAGGGACCCAAACATCGCATTTCCATTTGGTGGGATTGAAGGTTCCCAAAACCTTAGTTTTTGTTGTACCCTCATTAGCatcaattattatatttaatacgagtttagaaaaaaaaaaacaaaacttatGACCTCATTCTTTCTCCTTGCTTGTCgttttttattgaattattttcataaataacAACTATAAACAACAATAATACACATGTATGGTATGTAGTATAGATAACGGAAAAAACATTACAAGCTATATTGCATTGTTCGCAAAAAGAGCCcaataaagaaaaataataaattgagtatAATTACGACACCGGAATGTTCAGAAACTAAATAGAGATGCATCACATTGATCAACTATAAATAATTGCATCTTAACTACATTATTGCTAGACCAACCCGATGATGAACTCCGGTCAATCAAATAATCATGGTCAAATTTCAAATGGCTTTTCTTTCTATTCATCGTATTGTTGTCTAATCTTTATGATCACAATAACAATGCTTTATCATGACAAAGCCTTTCGACAACAGTTCCAAATAGGTCTAACAGTGATATTGCCTTGATAAATTCGTATATACACCAAAATATAATTAGAAATAAAAAGTAAAGTACATAAAATATCATCTTAAATATTAAACAACAAAATTATTCACAGCATGGTCATATTATCATAAATATATAGGATTGAAGCTCCATAATAGTATACACATGAAATTCTATTCATGAAAGCTTTTAAGGATTTTATTTTTCTATGCAtttgttgtaaatatttttaataattgaggATGGAGAATGATGTTGCATAGGAATGAACTCAAGCTTTCAtacttataatataaaaattttaaattagtagcttcacatttattgaaattttgatagttaaaagtttaaattttattatttattactatataagtaaaaaataatgattaataaataattagaattaaGAGTGTTATGATACTAACTATTATCAACTCATTGATTCATTAGGCTGTCGAGTCCTAACCCACACTTTGTATGGGTTCCAACATGGGCGAGCAATAAAGGAGGACGTGTAATATGGGTTCGCCTACACATGGTGCAAATCTTGCATATGCGAACTATTTAAGTATATGCGTGTTAACCTAAACTAGAGTACATGTCATCATGCATGGAAACTTACTTAGTATGTCACATCTATGAACAATAATTGTATCATATAAATACATAGAATTAACTCATATGAAGAGAGATACAGAAAAACACTCAACAAAGAGAGATGAGTTAAACGAAATGAATCAATGCATTtggtataaatatttttaatatttgaaatcttttttgtttttgaaaaaagaGATGAAAATGGGGTCTCTTCCTACAGATAAATCGAATTGATTTAAACTAATCAGCGTGTAAAATCAGATATATTTCCTTAATAGGAATTCGGTATTAAATTTTTTCATCAAAAATACCTTAATTGTTGTACGCCAATGAATCCTTGACAAATTGTCCCCTTTTTTGATCGTACaaacataagcattatattgcgaTCCCCTAAGCTAACCTAACTTTGGTGGTCCATTGTTGCTACCCTAACAAGTTATGATGAACACATTAGAGAGTACAATGATTGATTCGATTAGATTTTAACTAATTACTCTTTTAAGAGAATAACGATGATTAGACTAATTTGCAAAGAAGCATGAATTTATTCGTTTCAAAATggaataaattaaagaaaagggaGGCAACTTAATTATAGAGAGAATTTTGGGTCTACCCACATCTTAGAATAAAAGGACGAGAATACCCTCCAAACTTGATAAGATTTTTTGTATTCCTTGCATCATATCTACAGGACACTTATGCCTCAAATTTAAACCTCATTTTTTCTCCTTTTATTTTAACACGCGTTTTCCCTTTTCCGTTTTTGCTCGTTAccagtaaaattattttaatgtaattaaatcaactcaaattttttttttaaatttcgagttcaagtatttaaatttgaataattcGAATATTTCATATAAAACGAATACTaaactataatatttttatttttatcctaaattttttacttttccttaaattatttgtattattaaatgaaatttcatattttgtactatttatattgTTTAATTGTTTAATCATGTTGAATCTTTatcaatttttgttaaaattaaattattaattgttaGGATCGACCTGgttaagcaacaagtaaaaaaaatagtggaataaattgagaaattgaacacacaaatttaacgtgaaaaaacccctccaaagaggataaaaaaccacaggtaaagataattttaatataatggcaaaagaacgaagaatacaaaagatggagataaaaactaaaccctgaaaacctgaaaacaaataaccctcaaaacgtaaactcaaaattctctaaatgtgttatgagttataatatctaatgggtgtattttctgaggttgtaaaagagcctatttattggctaaattcatatgtcaaataataataaaataatctaaattaatcagtatttgattgaaacaaataaacagagtttaactgaaagattatttctcaaatttgactgaaaataggagtcatatttaacaaatctccaccttgactcatatttccacaacgccatcttcGCCAAAGCCCGCCAtaagcctatcttgaactatgtagggaattaactgagtcgaatttgtgcttagaaactagaagacttctagccttcgacttgtacactaccaaatcaaaactaacccgagtCTGATTTTCaagaacacagtgccctaacttttcaaaacctgcatccaaaaaagaacatctcttcaacgaaacggtcatacattttttcctcctatgaccaagttgcctccgctccaaacgagttgacttcgactCTGTAACAAacgagggacgtccgatttcaccggtcactgtagaaCATTCCAGAATATAAACACTGttagttcttttaccttttaacaaaacgagagctccacgagatactttaatgccgctcGACTCAATGTTGATTTTGCATTCTTTCAAGtataaaatactcaaggagatgagattctttcgtaaatcaagtacatacctgacatctgaaaGTGTCCTAAGTCCCATCGTgtatcttaattttaaca is part of the Gossypium arboreum isolate Shixiya-1 chromosome 5, ASM2569848v2, whole genome shotgun sequence genome and harbors:
- the LOC108453654 gene encoding probable carboxylesterase SOBER1-like translates to MHSILLTNPIVLLAVILGSTIIFILFLQPRHLSSSPKSDSMAARSFVLWLHGLGDSGPANEPIKTLFRSSEFRNTKWSFPSAPENPVTCNYGMRMPSWFDIQEIPVTADSPKAESDVLKAVQNVHAMIDKEVAAGTDPNNVFVCGFSQGGALTLASVLLYPKKLGGGAVFSGWVPFNSSMVEKFPEDAKKTPILWSHGMADRTVLFEAGQAGPPFLQQAGVTCEFKAYPGLDHSISNEELQFLESWIKTRLQSSS
- the LOC108453655 gene encoding uncharacterized protein LOC108453655, whose translation is MKKLYRRGTVHPSPPSTTDHLSFLPATILALAAALSPEDREVLAYLISCANNDFSIFSTHRKNTQKYPTKRSISFSSGSDHDHPPLFTCDCFRCYMSYWVRWDSSPNRQLIHEIIDAFEDGLAQSKKTKSKKDRKKKSGGADGSGGSKRTDLNLGKDESCDSKSAEASSSSKSCGVEVCGDDGEEEGTDKGPVRRFVSFIGERIWNVWGQ